In the genome of Quercus robur chromosome 3, dhQueRobu3.1, whole genome shotgun sequence, one region contains:
- the LOC126719544 gene encoding uncharacterized protein LOC126719544: MTNFNPLAKILDENRLSGPNYADWKRNLIIVLTTDKIAHVLNTEAPKLALVDAIEEQRDAFNKWHEADEMAKCYIMASMTNVLQKQCQGLVTTQDMMLHLKEMFGKQSRSARQTAMKNLMSTKMVEGTPVREHVLKMISFINELDMLGAEIDSETQVDAILASLPDSFN, from the coding sequence ATGACCAATTTTAATCCCTTAGCTAAGATTTTGGATGAAAATCGATTGTCTGGACCAAACTATGCAGATTGGAAAAGGAACCTAATCATTGTTCTCACTACTGATAAGATAGCTCATGTCCTTAATACTGAGGCACCAAAACTTGCTTTAGTTGATGCCATTGAGGAGCAAAGAGATGCATTTAATAAGTGGCATGAGGCTGATGAAATGGCTAAATGCTACATAATGGCCTCTATGACCAATGTGTTGCAAAAACAATGCCAAGGCCTAGTTACAACACAAGATATGATGTTGCACCTCAAAGAGATGTTTGGAAAACAAAGCAGAAGTGCACGGCAAACTGCTATGAAAAATCTCATGTCCACCAAAATGGTGGAAGGAACTCCAGTTCGGGAACATGTCCTGAAGATGATTTCTTTCATCAACGAATTGGATATGCTTGGTGCAGAAATTGATAGTGAGACCCAAGTTGATGCGATCCTAGCATCTTTACCTGattcttttaattag